From the genome of Virgibacillus siamensis, one region includes:
- a CDS encoding FAD-dependent monooxygenase produces the protein MKYDFIIAGGGIAGLTAAIMLQREGFLVTVLEKTDVLKEVGAGLGLGANAWTVLNRLGVMDDLESASHLLNKIEFLDHNGDKLNTIDISKLNEQYGVAYFTVHRAKLQIALAHHLNEGTLQLGKRIVNVSQNMDTITVFLDDGSTMQGNGLIAADGIHSTVRKSLVHNVKLRYAGYTCWRAVVDAPADMYKPGIFTETWGANGRMGIVPLANQKLYWFACVNSSFQNNEMARFTTADLAHRFHNYHFPVSELMSITKNENVIQNDVLDVKPLSRFAYHLVLLIGDAAHATTPNMGQGASQGIEDVFALRRALKNEPTVQKAFVSFERNRLQKTAAMVHRSWRVGKAAQMDRNPYISIRNTVMRMTPAAMLEGSLKYPFRMYY, from the coding sequence ATGAAATATGATTTTATAATTGCAGGCGGCGGGATCGCCGGGCTGACAGCGGCAATCATGTTGCAGCGGGAAGGTTTTCTGGTGACGGTTCTGGAGAAGACGGACGTATTAAAGGAAGTGGGTGCAGGACTCGGTTTAGGTGCTAATGCGTGGACAGTACTAAACCGGTTGGGAGTGATGGATGATCTTGAATCTGCGTCCCATTTATTGAATAAGATTGAATTTCTGGATCACAACGGAGATAAACTGAATACCATCGATATTTCAAAGCTCAATGAGCAATATGGGGTTGCTTATTTCACTGTTCACCGGGCAAAGCTGCAAATAGCGCTCGCTCATCATTTGAACGAAGGTACACTTCAACTTGGTAAACGAATTGTGAATGTGTCACAAAACATGGACACGATTACTGTGTTTTTGGACGATGGGTCGACTATGCAGGGGAATGGACTGATTGCAGCAGACGGAATTCATTCAACAGTGCGAAAAAGTCTGGTTCATAATGTGAAGCTGCGGTATGCCGGATATACGTGCTGGCGTGCAGTAGTTGATGCTCCTGCAGATATGTACAAACCGGGGATTTTCACCGAAACATGGGGTGCTAACGGACGAATGGGCATTGTACCGCTCGCAAATCAAAAACTGTATTGGTTTGCCTGTGTGAACAGTTCATTTCAAAATAATGAAATGGCTCGTTTTACAACTGCAGATTTGGCCCATCGTTTTCATAACTATCATTTTCCGGTTTCAGAACTTATGAGCATAACAAAAAATGAAAACGTGATCCAGAATGATGTTTTGGATGTGAAACCGCTAAGTCGATTTGCTTACCATCTTGTTCTGCTGATTGGGGATGCTGCGCATGCAACGACACCGAATATGGGACAGGGGGCAAGTCAGGGAATTGAGGATGTATTTGCATTACGGCGGGCGCTGAAAAATGAACCAACCGTCCAAAAAGCCTTTGTCTCCTTTGAGCGGAACCGTCTTCAAAAAACAGCTGCAATGGTTCACCGTTCATGGCGGGTTGGAAAGGCTGCACAAATGGATAGGAATCCGTATATTTCCATTCGAAACACAGTCATGCGCATGACTCCTGCCGCAATGCTGGAAGGGTCATTGAAATATCCATTTCGTATGTATTATTGA
- a CDS encoding M23 family metallopeptidase, translating into MQKGSVMVDKGDKVQTGKRIGLVGNSGNTSEPHVHIHAEKDGKGVPIEFNGSFPVRNSLIW; encoded by the coding sequence ATGCAAAAAGGAAGTGTTATGGTCGACAAAGGAGACAAAGTCCAAACAGGAAAGCGAATCGGACTTGTTGGTAATTCAGGCAATACATCGGAACCGCATGTACATATACATGCAGAAAAAGACGGAAAAGGTGTACCAATTGAATTTAATGGAAGCTTTCCTGTCCGGAACAGTTTGATTTGGTGA
- a CDS encoding bifunctional transcriptional activator/DNA repair enzyme AdaA, whose product MKTINGMFADELWNALVSCNPDYDGTFLYAIHTTGIFCRPSCRSKTPNSENVSFYATAWEAMEAGYRTCKRCRPDLNSYDPCEKIINETKGIMEQEYSHRLVLTEIAQKAGVSKFHLHRLFQNSTGETPHKYLERVRVRKAKELLVNTKRSVAAIAFQAGFQSISGFYNAFRRETGTAPNRYRSERQSDYPDKKGDRI is encoded by the coding sequence ATGAAAACGATTAACGGTATGTTTGCAGATGAGTTATGGAATGCATTGGTTTCTTGCAACCCGGATTATGATGGAACGTTCCTCTATGCCATTCATACAACAGGGATATTTTGCCGGCCATCTTGCAGATCCAAGACACCCAATTCTGAAAATGTATCCTTTTACGCAACAGCCTGGGAAGCTATGGAAGCGGGATATCGTACATGTAAAAGGTGTCGGCCAGATTTAAACAGCTATGACCCATGTGAAAAGATTATTAACGAAACAAAGGGAATTATGGAGCAGGAATATTCACATCGCCTCGTTTTAACTGAAATCGCGCAAAAGGCAGGAGTAAGCAAGTTTCATTTACATCGCTTATTTCAAAACAGCACTGGGGAAACACCACATAAGTATCTGGAGAGAGTTAGAGTACGAAAGGCGAAGGAATTGCTTGTGAACACAAAAAGATCGGTTGCAGCAATCGCCTTCCAAGCGGGCTTTCAAAGTATTTCCGGGTTTTACAATGCTTTCAGAAGAGAGACTGGAACCGCACCAAATCGCTATCGTTCTGAACGTCAATCAGATTACCCGGATAAGAAGGGTGACAGAATATGA
- a CDS encoding methylated-DNA--[protein]-cysteine S-methyltransferase, whose translation MIYDECETKIGMLRFVFDEKNGVLQRIVLTNGHWASLCTGCTMKQSRDAGETVREQMNEYLNGQRQQFDIGFELNGTPFQRKAWQALQEIPYGKTESYSAIAKAIGCPKAVRAVGHANAVNPLPIIIPCHRVIGKNNKLTGYAGGMKMKSELLGIEGAMV comes from the coding sequence ATGATATACGATGAATGTGAAACAAAAATTGGCATGCTGCGGTTTGTTTTTGATGAAAAGAATGGTGTGCTGCAGCGAATTGTATTGACGAATGGGCATTGGGCTTCTCTTTGTACGGGATGTACCATGAAACAAAGTCGTGATGCTGGAGAAACAGTGCGTGAACAGATGAACGAATATTTGAATGGACAGCGTCAACAATTCGACATCGGTTTTGAATTAAATGGTACGCCGTTTCAAAGGAAAGCATGGCAGGCACTTCAGGAAATTCCGTATGGGAAAACAGAATCTTATTCGGCTATAGCTAAGGCAATTGGTTGCCCAAAAGCAGTACGGGCGGTAGGACATGCTAATGCTGTCAACCCTCTGCCGATTATCATTCCGTGTCACCGGGTTATTGGCAAAAACAATAAACTGACAGGTTATGCCGGCGGGATGAAGATGAAGAGCGAACTGCTTGGAATTGAAGGTGCAATGGTATAA
- a CDS encoding MFS transporter has translation MADKNDKKKRLSNQRKNRQKLRKDDINVVDADNAKKAVFATGMGNAMEWFDFSIYSYLAATIGKLFFPEFSGPLQLVFSFATFAVAFLVRPFGGMFFGMLGDRLGRKKILAITLIMMAVATVSIGFIPTYASIGVTAPILLLLARLVQGFSTGGEYSGAMTFIAESTADRKRGVMSSGLEVGTLVGYIFGSGIVTLLTFILGSETMLDWGWRIPFFIAGPIGIIGLYLRTHLEETPAFEEMENKKEGRENENHVTMKDIFKYHRRPLIIGLILVFFYNIVIYTLLTYMPSHLTAVLGYKETTALLIILIVMIVMIPIVILMGHLGDRLGNKKVIQGGLIGIILLAIPAFLLIGSGTNWMVFAGLLILAIFLSSMQGTMPSQLPSLFFTEVRYGALAITYNISTSVFGGTAPLLVSWLIAQTSNNMIPAYYMMFACLIGIFVVSKYVKDTSGKPLRGSPPVVEEEEHIDEVLEETDETLWWHEEKDKIEQRKEDE, from the coding sequence TTGGCTGATAAGAATGATAAGAAAAAACGACTTTCCAACCAACGAAAAAACAGACAAAAACTGCGGAAAGATGATATTAACGTTGTCGATGCAGACAATGCCAAAAAGGCAGTGTTCGCCACTGGTATGGGAAATGCTATGGAATGGTTTGATTTCAGCATTTATTCCTACCTGGCTGCTACGATCGGCAAGCTATTTTTTCCCGAATTTTCCGGTCCGCTGCAGCTCGTTTTCAGTTTTGCCACGTTTGCAGTAGCATTTTTGGTTCGTCCGTTTGGCGGAATGTTTTTCGGTATGCTCGGAGATCGTCTTGGACGAAAGAAAATACTGGCGATTACCCTTATTATGATGGCAGTAGCAACCGTAAGCATTGGTTTCATTCCCACATATGCGTCCATTGGGGTGACTGCACCTATTTTGTTATTACTGGCCCGTCTTGTACAAGGTTTTTCAACCGGCGGGGAATATTCGGGTGCCATGACTTTTATCGCAGAATCCACTGCTGACCGAAAACGCGGAGTCATGTCAAGCGGACTCGAAGTCGGGACATTGGTCGGTTATATTTTTGGGTCAGGAATCGTAACATTGTTAACATTTATACTGGGTTCTGAAACAATGTTGGATTGGGGCTGGCGAATTCCGTTTTTCATTGCCGGGCCAATTGGAATCATCGGTCTTTATTTACGTACCCATCTGGAAGAAACGCCTGCATTTGAAGAAATGGAAAATAAAAAAGAAGGACGGGAAAATGAAAACCATGTAACGATGAAAGATATTTTCAAATACCACCGCAGGCCGCTGATCATCGGCCTCATTCTGGTTTTCTTTTATAATATCGTTATATATACCTTGCTGACTTATATGCCATCCCATTTAACAGCTGTGCTTGGATACAAGGAAACTACAGCACTGCTGATCATTTTAATTGTTATGATTGTAATGATACCAATTGTCATCCTGATGGGGCATCTTGGTGACCGTCTTGGCAATAAGAAAGTCATTCAAGGCGGACTGATTGGGATAATTCTCTTAGCAATCCCGGCATTTCTGCTCATTGGCAGTGGAACAAATTGGATGGTTTTTGCCGGTTTACTGATCTTAGCAATATTTTTGTCATCGATGCAGGGAACAATGCCATCTCAATTACCTTCCCTCTTTTTTACGGAAGTCAGATATGGAGCACTTGCCATTACGTACAACATTTCAACTTCCGTCTTTGGCGGGACAGCTCCTCTTCTTGTTTCCTGGCTCATTGCACAGACATCGAACAACATGATTCCAGCTTATTACATGATGTTTGCCTGCCTGATCGGCATCTTCGTTGTATCAAAATACGTCAAGGATACATCCGGGAAACCGCTCCGTGGATCTCCACCGGTCGTTGAAGAAGAAGAACATATTGACGAGGTCCTTGAAGAAACGGATGAAACTTTATGGTGGCATGAGGAAAAAGATAAAATTGAACAACGAAAAGAAGATGAATAA
- a CDS encoding vWA domain-containing protein has translation MKFNRWDDSKIDTDLYMQLQDLTTVLSNQADLTFEYRHGSFIDFAEHIATGSHHWDVNERTIKKSGYKSDVFLRALGTLYHSDLHAIRTLTKDTSETKLPKFSVQLFTLLEDLRLENIIINQRPGTKRDFTIRHNYLNHYFETQRLTNVTRGYPLDELFCLIYLLLQADQPDPSYPRASDRQLDQLETLKPLLYSAFDVISTKDVTGITERVTIMLEENYKDMFNTYFAFPITHHEQTEQNTLFDELTRTDPLENNTREDADQEDSEYIDETFPTWHRENQNSDRKQTFLQFELESGTKTSIKGGSARETEDGDQAMAEIQGSSGKSEKNDFPDTESLDKENTTEERGTNGSGYGEDNQYAVAIDKYATVPTPEENQAYEEAAGAIEDHKRRLATTIEKVLEHKMNAPRKNLLFGRLSKNLLPVATDENPRIFYKKNEESQAIDAAFTLLVDCSASMHNKMDETKLGITLFHEVLNQLKIPHSVIGFWEEANDVREGYYPNYFHHVHQFKDSFYKKNGAAIMQLKPQEDNRDGFSIRIAAEQLAERREKHKFLLVFSDGEPAAVNYDQNGIIDTNVAVSEARKRGIDVIGMFLSEGEIDEREDSTMQNIYGKEHLMIPGVNQLPEHFAPLLKRLLLRTI, from the coding sequence ATGAAATTTAACCGTTGGGATGATTCGAAAATTGATACCGATCTATATATGCAGCTCCAGGATTTAACGACAGTGCTGTCCAATCAGGCGGACCTTACGTTTGAATATAGGCACGGATCGTTTATCGACTTCGCAGAACATATTGCAACAGGAAGTCACCATTGGGATGTGAACGAAAGAACCATTAAGAAATCCGGCTATAAGTCGGATGTGTTTCTTCGGGCGCTGGGTACACTATATCATTCGGATCTTCACGCCATTCGAACGTTAACAAAAGACACTTCCGAAACAAAGCTTCCTAAGTTTTCTGTGCAGCTTTTCACATTACTGGAGGATCTTAGACTGGAAAACATTATCATCAACCAACGTCCGGGTACAAAGCGTGATTTTACCATTAGACACAATTACCTGAACCATTACTTCGAGACGCAGCGGTTGACCAATGTAACCCGGGGTTATCCGCTTGACGAGTTATTTTGCCTGATTTATTTACTATTGCAGGCTGATCAGCCGGATCCGAGCTATCCGCGAGCTTCGGATAGGCAACTCGATCAACTGGAAACCCTAAAGCCGCTTTTGTACAGTGCGTTTGATGTCATCAGCACAAAGGACGTTACCGGAATCACAGAACGGGTTACAATAATGCTGGAAGAAAATTACAAAGACATGTTCAACACATATTTCGCTTTTCCGATCACACATCATGAACAGACAGAACAAAATACGTTATTTGATGAGCTCACCCGCACGGATCCATTGGAAAACAACACCCGGGAAGATGCTGACCAGGAAGATAGTGAGTACATTGATGAAACATTCCCAACCTGGCACCGGGAAAACCAAAACAGTGACCGCAAGCAGACCTTTTTGCAGTTTGAATTGGAATCCGGAACAAAAACGAGCATAAAAGGCGGCAGTGCGAGGGAAACAGAAGACGGCGACCAGGCAATGGCAGAAATTCAAGGATCATCTGGAAAAAGTGAAAAAAATGACTTTCCGGATACAGAATCACTGGATAAAGAAAACACGACTGAAGAACGTGGAACAAATGGTTCCGGCTATGGTGAGGACAACCAATATGCAGTTGCCATTGACAAGTACGCAACTGTGCCAACACCGGAGGAAAATCAAGCATACGAAGAAGCAGCCGGAGCAATTGAAGACCATAAGCGCCGTTTGGCCACGACCATTGAAAAGGTACTGGAACATAAAATGAATGCGCCACGAAAAAATTTGCTGTTCGGCAGATTATCGAAAAATCTGCTGCCAGTTGCAACAGACGAAAACCCGCGTATTTTTTATAAAAAAAATGAAGAATCGCAAGCAATCGACGCCGCCTTTACCCTGCTCGTAGACTGCTCTGCTTCGATGCATAATAAGATGGATGAAACGAAACTTGGTATCACCCTGTTTCATGAGGTGCTGAACCAGCTGAAGATTCCGCATTCAGTTATCGGTTTCTGGGAGGAAGCAAACGATGTGCGGGAAGGTTATTATCCGAATTACTTCCATCATGTGCATCAATTCAAGGATTCATTCTACAAAAAAAACGGCGCTGCCATCATGCAGCTGAAGCCACAGGAGGATAATCGTGACGGCTTCAGTATCCGGATTGCGGCGGAACAACTGGCAGAACGCCGTGAGAAACATAAATTTCTGCTTGTGTTTTCAGACGGGGAGCCTGCCGCCGTCAATTACGACCAAAATGGGATCATCGACACAAATGTTGCTGTTTCTGAGGCACGCAAACGCGGAATCGATGTAATCGGAATGTTTCTTTCGGAAGGTGAAATCGATGAACGCGAGGATTCAACCATGCAAAATATTTATGGAAAAGAACACTTAATGATACCGGGAGTTAATCAGCTTCCGGAACATTTTGCACCACTTTTAAAGCGTTTATTACTGCGGACAATTTAA
- a CDS encoding ATP-binding protein — MITNYNLPEKINDLLIENTRTDNNLQELIKEGGYVPPNQNLLIDAITALSMGKNILLKGPTGTGKTRFAETLSHLFRQPMFSINCSVDLDAESLMGFKTIAYEGDKQVIEFVPGPVTSAMNAGTFLYIDEINMAKPETLPLLNGVLDYRRTVTNPFTNEIITAQNGFNVIAAINEGYIGTVPLNEALKNRFIVIDIPYLQGEQLEELIQSQTRLTDKKLIKLFVTLSEDLINAAFQGKVSEDAASIRALLDACDLCSIIPPKRAIQRAITEKLDEEREKEFVKNLTDTLF, encoded by the coding sequence ATGATAACGAATTACAATTTACCCGAAAAAATCAATGATCTATTAATCGAAAATACACGTACTGATAACAACCTTCAGGAACTAATCAAGGAAGGCGGTTATGTCCCGCCCAACCAGAATTTGCTGATTGATGCAATCACTGCGCTCAGTATGGGCAAAAACATTCTGCTCAAAGGTCCTACCGGCACAGGAAAAACAAGATTTGCCGAGACATTGTCACATCTTTTCCGACAGCCAATGTTCAGCATTAACTGCTCAGTCGACCTTGATGCAGAGAGTCTGATGGGATTCAAAACAATTGCCTATGAGGGTGATAAGCAAGTTATTGAGTTTGTTCCGGGACCGGTTACAAGTGCAATGAATGCTGGCACATTCCTGTATATAGATGAAATCAATATGGCAAAACCGGAAACATTGCCGCTTCTAAACGGGGTTCTTGATTACAGGCGGACTGTGACCAATCCATTTACCAATGAAATTATCACAGCGCAAAACGGATTCAACGTTATCGCTGCCATTAATGAAGGTTATATAGGAACCGTCCCGTTGAATGAGGCACTGAAAAACCGTTTCATTGTTATCGACATTCCATACCTTCAGGGCGAACAGTTGGAAGAACTGATCCAATCCCAGACACGATTGACCGATAAGAAACTGATCAAATTATTTGTAACACTGTCTGAAGACCTGATTAACGCTGCATTTCAGGGAAAGGTGTCCGAGGATGCTGCCTCCATCCGCGCATTGCTGGATGCGTGTGATTTATGTTCCATCATCCCGCCAAAACGCGCGATTCAACGGGCAATTACAGAAAAGCTGGATGAAGAACGTGAAAAGGAATTTGTTAAAAACCTGACCGACACCCTTTTTTAA
- a CDS encoding SgcJ/EcaC family oxidoreductase, with protein MNDTMREEVIALYNRLIKSWNSRDAEGMAADFSEDGIQIGFDGSKVVGQAEIQAHVAPIFDTHPTPPFITKIKGVRQLGSDAAVIDAIAGMVPPGKSDIDPSVNAQQTMTAVKHEGVWRIALFQNTPAQFHGRQGLVDEMTEELREVYQNS; from the coding sequence ATGAATGATACTATGCGGGAAGAAGTAATTGCATTATATAATAGACTGATTAAGTCGTGGAATAGCCGTGATGCGGAAGGGATGGCGGCGGATTTTTCGGAAGATGGGATTCAGATTGGGTTTGATGGCAGCAAAGTAGTTGGACAGGCGGAAATTCAAGCACACGTGGCGCCGATTTTTGATACACATCCAACACCGCCTTTTATAACGAAAATAAAAGGTGTCCGGCAGTTGGGATCTGATGCTGCGGTGATTGATGCGATTGCTGGAATGGTGCCCCCGGGAAAATCAGATATTGACCCGTCGGTGAACGCGCAACAGACTATGACTGCTGTAAAACATGAGGGTGTGTGGCGGATTGCGCTTTTTCAAAATACCCCTGCACAGTTTCATGGCCGGCAGGGGCTAGTTGATGAAATGACAGAGGAACTGCGGGAAGTGTATCAAAACAGCTGA
- a CDS encoding ABC1 kinase family protein: MFGQRIRHTKRYQEIVNVFMKNGFSHFLFRVGLADRGLAKGMVPGEIDRNMKSVGKRLRHALQDLGPSFIKLGQIASTRYDALPPEITEELEKLQDHAVVIPFEQVRQTIETELDDTLENIFDQFDSEPHATASIGQVHIARLHSGEEVVVKVQRPGLRSKIDTDLEILQGIGNVLEERTAWAQRYRLSAIIEELSASLRNELDYLMEARGSERVAKQFDGRSFVKIPLMHWDFSTKRVLTMEKLDGIKVSKIEELDAKGYDRKIIARRLADAMLHQLLDNGFFHADPHSGNIYVLPNNTIAFLDFGETGLINEKLKQHFASIIVNLHQGNTKSMIKTFTRMDIIGDKTKLEVLQRDLDDLHARYENIKMKDLSLGRIILEIFSVAYHNYIRIPAELALISKVILTLEGVLRRLDPDFSLMRATEPFAQKLMWKKYRPKEVIRNSIGELAEDIGIISELPQDLKDVMDVVKKGKIGLDINVKQSDRIMRRLDKLSNRLAFSILMLAFSILMASLIIGFAIVGKDTFIWELPIIEFGAVIAFLMFVLLVITIIRSGRM; the protein is encoded by the coding sequence ATGTTCGGGCAACGAATCAGGCATACGAAACGGTATCAGGAAATTGTCAATGTGTTTATGAAGAACGGATTCAGTCATTTTTTATTTCGGGTTGGACTTGCTGATCGCGGTCTGGCGAAAGGAATGGTTCCTGGGGAAATTGACCGGAATATGAAAAGTGTGGGAAAACGGCTGCGACATGCACTGCAGGATTTGGGGCCGTCATTCATCAAACTCGGGCAGATTGCCAGTACGCGGTATGATGCACTTCCACCGGAAATTACGGAAGAATTGGAAAAGTTACAGGACCATGCTGTTGTCATTCCTTTTGAACAGGTTAGGCAAACAATTGAAACTGAACTGGATGATACCCTTGAAAATATATTTGATCAGTTTGATTCGGAACCGCATGCGACAGCCTCAATCGGGCAAGTACATATTGCCCGGCTGCATAGCGGGGAAGAAGTAGTTGTTAAAGTACAGCGACCGGGTTTACGATCCAAAATTGATACGGATTTGGAAATTCTTCAGGGCATTGGCAACGTATTGGAGGAGCGGACTGCCTGGGCCCAGCGTTATCGGCTCAGTGCAATTATTGAAGAATTATCCGCTTCATTGAGGAATGAGCTGGATTACTTAATGGAGGCCCGTGGATCCGAGCGGGTAGCCAAGCAGTTTGATGGCCGGTCATTTGTAAAAATACCGCTTATGCATTGGGATTTTTCCACGAAACGTGTTTTAACGATGGAGAAACTTGATGGCATAAAGGTGTCCAAAATTGAGGAATTGGATGCCAAAGGTTATGATCGAAAAATAATCGCCCGACGTCTTGCAGATGCGATGCTGCACCAGTTGCTCGACAATGGTTTTTTCCATGCAGATCCACACTCCGGAAATATTTATGTTTTACCGAATAATACGATTGCATTTCTTGATTTTGGGGAGACCGGCCTGATCAACGAAAAATTGAAACAGCATTTTGCTTCGATCATTGTCAACCTTCATCAGGGCAATACGAAATCTATGATTAAAACATTTACGAGAATGGATATTATCGGGGATAAGACTAAGCTTGAGGTGCTGCAGCGGGATCTGGATGACCTTCATGCCCGTTATGAAAATATAAAAATGAAGGATTTAAGCCTTGGCCGGATTATACTGGAAATATTCAGTGTGGCGTATCATAACTATATTAGAATTCCTGCTGAACTGGCGCTGATCAGCAAAGTAATCTTGACACTCGAGGGTGTTCTGCGCCGGCTTGATCCGGATTTCAGTTTAATGCGGGCGACAGAACCTTTCGCGCAAAAATTGATGTGGAAGAAGTATCGGCCAAAAGAAGTCATCCGCAATTCAATCGGAGAACTTGCAGAAGATATTGGCATTATTTCCGAACTGCCGCAGGATTTGAAAGATGTCATGGACGTTGTCAAAAAAGGTAAAATCGGTCTTGATATCAACGTGAAACAGAGCGACCGCATCATGCGCCGGCTTGATAAACTCAGTAACCGGCTGGCATTTAGTATTCTGATGCTCGCGTTCAGTATCCTGATGGCAAGCCTGATCATCGGGTTCGCGATTGTCGGGAAAGACACTTTCATCTGGGAACTGCCCATTATTGAATTTGGCGCGGTCATAGCATTTCTTATGTTTGTATTGCTGGTCATCACGATTATACGCTCAGGCAGGATGTAG
- a CDS encoding IscS subfamily cysteine desulfurase translates to MIYLDYAATTPMCQEALDTFHEASKTFFGNPSSLHDIGSAAGEVLEMCRSEISGILNGKKEGVYFTGSGSEANLLGIRSLVYAHKQNGKHLITTAAEHSSVFHLFKQFEDEGFTVTFLPLNEYGQIELADLKKAITPETILASIQHGNPEIGSIQPIHVIGKLLHSNGIIFHSDCVQTFGKIPINIEAYHIDSLSVSSHKIYGPKGVGACYINPAITWRMQLPGTTHEKGFRPGTVNVPGIAAFTTAAQISNERMNMQQTKFLSLRKRLIRGLTAVENQIRVIENPIDQLPQIVGLSAEGAQGHFIMLECNRLGIAISTGSACNTGEQNTARTLLAMGKSTDEAKQLIRLSFGTGTNEQHIDTVITALRSTVPGTTSTLSN, encoded by the coding sequence ATGATTTATTTGGATTATGCAGCAACAACGCCAATGTGTCAGGAAGCATTGGACACCTTCCATGAAGCATCAAAGACTTTCTTTGGAAACCCGAGCAGTTTGCATGATATAGGATCTGCGGCAGGGGAAGTCCTGGAAATGTGCCGGAGCGAAATTTCCGGTATCCTAAATGGAAAAAAAGAGGGAGTTTATTTTACAGGCAGCGGCTCAGAAGCCAACCTGCTTGGGATCCGGTCACTTGTGTATGCACACAAGCAAAATGGGAAACATCTGATTACAACTGCAGCGGAACATTCATCAGTCTTTCATTTGTTTAAGCAATTTGAAGATGAAGGGTTTACCGTAACGTTTTTACCGCTTAATGAATATGGCCAGATTGAGCTGGCAGATTTAAAAAAAGCCATTACACCTGAAACCATTCTGGCATCAATCCAGCATGGCAATCCTGAAATCGGCAGCATTCAACCAATCCATGTAATTGGCAAGCTGCTTCACAGCAACGGTATTATTTTTCATTCCGACTGTGTACAAACATTTGGTAAAATACCAATCAATATCGAAGCTTATCACATTGACAGTTTATCCGTATCAAGCCATAAAATTTACGGGCCAAAAGGTGTTGGCGCATGCTATATAAATCCAGCGATCACATGGCGAATGCAGCTTCCGGGAACCACTCACGAAAAAGGTTTCCGTCCTGGTACAGTTAATGTCCCGGGGATTGCGGCATTCACAACAGCAGCACAAATCAGTAACGAACGGATGAATATGCAGCAGACAAAATTTTTGTCACTGAGGAAACGACTGATAAGGGGGCTGACTGCGGTTGAAAATCAGATCCGGGTGATTGAAAATCCGATTGACCAGCTTCCGCAGATTGTCGGGCTTTCCGCGGAAGGCGCACAAGGTCACTTCATCATGCTTGAGTGCAATCGGCTCGGCATCGCTATCTCGACCGGAAGCGCATGTAATACAGGGGAACAAAACACAGCCCGCACCCTATTGGCAATGGGGAAATCCACCGATGAAGCAAAACAGCTGATCCGCCTCTCCTTTGGCACAGGAACAAACGAACAACACATTGACACGGTCATTACGGCATTACGGTCAACAGTGCCAGGCACCACCTCAACTTTGTCAAATTAG